In Candidatus Omnitrophota bacterium, the following proteins share a genomic window:
- a CDS encoding cobalamin B12-binding domain-containing protein, which produces MIWIRTNYQKFRKHFKDRGFFCAVWRGIKYFIYLIRKYRLERNLRIGKKVIKNKNTEVICFNKNIKIYYQGKEITKDVGLNTSLLIKDKCFALPQAKWKVKFKEPHRLSLQVKWKKIGILQKWEINLVSPEKIIWDINMEVKRDIKVDERKASIMVSSLYKRWINSYEEGFFPVIRNWEEIPLQLKESKFIGVRNFENDLPNIIFDYAKNYFKTSPSIQNTGKENNARVLNACMGKEEYKEGKYPYFKGEILLIDDEQILEDYIEKAREELTKKIFIKGKENFKVVLVNLPWEKDGKWGVRAGSRWPHIKTEEENNYQPFPFFLAYSASLLKNNGFEVYLIDCLAEKMDFIKLKQKIKEIKPHLLLAETSTPSLYNDLEILKQLSGDFLIALSGPEANIRKKEFLERNPFIDFVLVGEYEVTLLELVK; this is translated from the coding sequence ATGATATGGATAAGAACAAACTACCAAAAATTTAGAAAACATTTCAAAGATAGGGGATTTTTCTGTGCTGTATGGAGGGGGATAAAATATTTTATTTATCTTATAAGAAAATATAGGCTTGAAAGAAATTTGAGAATAGGAAAGAAAGTAATTAAAAACAAAAATACTGAGGTTATCTGTTTTAACAAAAATATAAAGATTTATTATCAAGGAAAAGAGATTACTAAAGATGTGGGTCTAAATACATCTCTGCTTATAAAAGATAAATGTTTTGCGTTACCACAGGCTAAATGGAAAGTTAAGTTTAAAGAACCGCACAGGCTTTCCCTTCAAGTTAAATGGAAAAAAATTGGGATTTTACAGAAGTGGGAGATAAATCTGGTCTCTCCAGAAAAAATTATTTGGGATATAAATATGGAGGTAAAAAGGGATATAAAAGTAGATGAAAGAAAGGCAAGCATTATGGTTTCTTCTTTATATAAGCGCTGGATTAATTCCTATGAAGAAGGTTTTTTCCCAGTCATTAGAAACTGGGAAGAAATTCCCCTGCAGTTAAAAGAAAGTAAATTTATTGGAGTTAGGAATTTTGAAAACGACTTACCCAATATTATCTTTGATTATGCAAAAAATTATTTTAAAACTTCTCCTTCTATACAGAATACAGGGAAAGAGAACAATGCGCGGGTTTTAAATGCCTGTATGGGTAAAGAGGAATATAAAGAAGGAAAATACCCTTATTTTAAAGGAGAAATTTTGTTAATTGATGATGAGCAGATTTTAGAAGATTATATAGAAAAGGCAAGAGAAGAGCTTACCAAAAAAATATTTATAAAGGGGAAAGAGAACTTTAAAGTTGTTTTAGTCAATCTTCCCTGGGAGAAAGATGGGAAATGGGGGGTAAGGGCAGGTTCGCGCTGGCCACATATAAAAACTGAAGAAGAGAATAACTATCAACCTTTTCCTTTCTTTTTGGCTTACTCTGCCAGTCTTTTAAAAAATAATGGTTTTGAAGTTTACCTTATTGACTGCCTTGCCGAAAAGATGGATTTCATAAAACTTAAGCAGAAAATTAAAGAGATAAAACCTCATCTTCTATTAGCGGAAACTTCTACACCATCTCTGTATAACGATTTAGAGATTTTAAAACAGCTATCCGGAGATTTTCTTATTGCTCTCTCTGGACCGGAGGCAAATATAAGAAAAAAAGAATTTCTGGAGAGGAATCCTTTTATTGATTTTGTTTTGGTAGGTGAATATGAAGTAACCCTTTTAGAGTTAGTAAAGA